In Malania oleifera isolate guangnan ecotype guangnan chromosome 8, ASM2987363v1, whole genome shotgun sequence, a single window of DNA contains:
- the LOC131162179 gene encoding ATP-dependent zinc metalloprotease FTSH, chloroplastic: MASTTTNPLLSSTFFAHRTLLSPPTPKITRPPLPSLLKPKPIIVRAILHKNPNSKTLDKTPSQATLAALLFSSLTQTTPQALALDPATPPPQPPPLIQAETTKPQPSNAPPFSQNLLLTAPKPQTAPDLPEGSQWRYSEFLNAVKKGKVERVRFSKDGGALQLTAIDGRRATVVVPNDPDLIDILAMNGVDISVAEGDAGNGLFNFIGNLLFPFLAFAGLFLLFRRAQGGPGGPGGLGGPMDFGRSKSKFQEVPETGVNFADVAGADQAKLELQEVVDFLKNPDKYTALGAKIPKGCLLVGPPGTGKTLLARAVAGEAGVPFFSCAASEFVELFVGVGASRVRDLFEKAKSKAPCIVFIDEIDAVGRQRGAGLGGGNDEREQTINQLLTEMDGFSGNSGVIVLAATNRPDVLDSALLRPGRFDRQVTVDRPDVAGRVKILQVHSRGKALAKDVDFEKIARRTPGFTGADLQNLMNEAAILAARRDLKEISKDEISDALERIIAGPEKKNAVVSEEKKKLVAYHEAGHALVGALMPEYDPVAKISIIPRGQAGGLTFFAPSEERLESGLYSRSYLENQMAVALGGRVAEEVIFGQENVTTGASNDFMQVSRVARQMVERFGFSKKIGQVAIGGPGGNPFLGQQMSMQKDYSMATADVVDAEVRELVEKAYSRAKHIIATQIDILHKLAQLLIEKETVDGDEFLSLFIDGKAELFVT, translated from the exons ATGGCTTCGACCACAACCAACCCTCTGCTTTCCTCAACATTCTTCGCTCACAGAACCCTTCTCTCTCCCCCAACTCCCAAAATCACCAGACCACCACTGCCCTCCCTCCTCAAACCTAAGCCCATAATCGTTCGGGCCATTCTCCACAAAAATCCCAATTCAAAAACTCTAGATAAAACCCCATCTCAGGCCACTCTAGCCGCCCTCCTCTTTTCTTCCCTCACTCAAACCACTCCTCAAGCCCTAGCCCTAGATCCTGCAACTCCACCACCGCAGCCCCCACCTCTAATTCAAGCTGAAACCACAAAACCCCAACCCTCAAATGCTCCACCCTTTTCGCAGAACCTCCTCCTGAccgccccaaaaccccaaaccgcCCCTGACCTCCCGGAGGGCAGCCAATGGCGATACAGCGAGTTCTTGAACGCAGTCAAGAAGGGCAAGGTCGAAAGAGTCAGGTTCAGCAAGGACGGCGGCGCCCTCCAGCTCACGGCCATCGACGGCCGCCGAGCCACCGTAGTCGTCCCCAACGACCCTGACCTTATTGACATTTTGGCCATGAACGGCGTTGACATATCCGTCGCCGAGGGCGACGCCGGTAATGGGTTGTTCAATTTTATTGGGAATTTGCTGTTCCCGTTCCTGGCTTTTGCGGGATTGTTCCTCCTGTTCCGGCGAGCTCAGGGAGGCCCCGGCGGGCCAGGCGGGCTCGGAGGGCCGATGGATTTCGGGCGGTCCAAGTCGAAGTTCCAGGAGGTCCCGGAGACTGGCGTTAATTTCGCCGACGTCGCCGGGGCCGACCAGGCAAAATTGGAGTTACAGGAGGTGGTGGATTTCTTGAAGAACCCGGACAAGTACACTGCCCTTGGAGCTAAGATTCCAAAAGGGTGTCTTTTGGTTGGACCGCCGGGAACTGGGAAGACCCTTCTGGCAAGGGCGGTGGCGGGAGAAGCCGGTGTACCGTTCTTCTCGTGCGCAGCATCAGAGTTTGTGGAATTGTTCGTGGGAGTTGGGGCTtctagagttcgggatttgtttgAGAAGGCGAAGTCCAAAGCACCCTGCATTGTGTTCATAGACGAGATTGATGCGGTGGGGAGGCAGAGAGGGGCAGGTCTCGGGGGTGGAAATGATGAGAGGGAGCAGACTATTAATCAGCTGTTGACAGAAATGGATGGATTTTCAGGGAATTCAGGGGTTATCGTGTTGGCAGCGACGAACAGGCCTGATGTTCTTGATTCGGCATTGTTGAGGCCGGGAAGGTTTGATCGCCAGGTTACTGTGGATAGGCCTGATGTTGCTGGTAGAGTCAAAATCCTCCAG GTGCACTCTAGAGGAAAGGCTCTTGCAAAAGATGTTGACTTTGAAAAGATTGCAAGAAGAACTCCCGGTTTCACAGGTGCTGATTTGCAAAACTTAATGAACGAGGCAGCCATTCTTGCAGCCAGGCGTGACTTGAAGGAGATTAGCAAAGATGAGATATCAGATGCTCTGGAGAGGATCATTGCTGGCCCAGAGAAGAAAAATGCAGTAGTCTcggaagaaaagaagaaattagTTGCCTATCATG AGGCTGGGCATGCTCTTGTTGGTGCACTTATGCCTGAGTATGATCCCGTGGCCAAGATATCCATCATTCCTCGTGGTCAGGCTGGTGGTCTTACCTTCTTCGCTCCAAGTGAAGAGAGGCTCGAGTCTGGATTGTACAGCAGAAGCTACCTGGAGAATCAGATGGCTGTTGCACTTGGTGGAAG AGTTGCTGAAGAGGTTATTTTTGGCCAAGAGAATGTAACAACTGGGGCATCCAATGACTTCATGCAAGTTTCGCGAGTGGCACGGCAAATGGTCGAGAGATTTGGGTTCAGCAAAAAGATTGGACAAGTTGCAATTGGTGGACCAGGGGGCAATCCCTTCTTGGGTCAACAG ATGTCAATGCAGAAGGATTATTCAATGGCAACTGCAGATGTGGTGGATGCAGAGGTGAGGGAGCTGGTAGAGAAGGCTTACTCAAGGGCCAAGCATATCATCGCAACCCAAATAGACATCCTTCACAAGCTTGCCCAGCTCCTCATAGAAAAAGAAACTGTTGATGGGGATGAGTTCCTGAGCCTCTTCATCGATGGAAAAGCAGAGCTATTTGTCACCTAA
- the LOC131162180 gene encoding serine/threonine-protein kinase BSK1-like, giving the protein MGCCESSFLKRRLHYRRKGDQNTVFNQSHPPSNGTDPAGGDSGGGVPSFSQFSLADLKAATNNFSSDFIVSESGEKAPNVVYKGRLQNRRWIAVKKFTKLAWPDPKQFADEAWGVGKLRHRRLANLIGYCCDGDERLLVAEYMPNDTLAKHLFHWENQTIEWAMRLRVALFIAEALDYCNTEGRPLYHDLNAYRVLFGENGDPRLSCFGLMKNSRDGKSYSTNLAYTPPEYLRNGRVTPESVVFSFGTVLLDLLSGKHIPPSHALDMIRGKNILLLMDSHLEGNFSTEEATVVFDLASRCLQYEPRERPNPKDLVSTLSPLQSKPDVPSYVMLGIPKHEEAPPTPQHPLSPMGDACSRMDLTAIHQILVMTHYKDDERTNELSFQEWTQQMRDMLEARKRGDLAFRDKDFKTAIDCYSQFIDVGTMISPTVYARRSLCHLLCDQPDAALRDAMQAQCVYPDWSTAFYMQAVALAKLDMHKDAADMLNEAAALEEKRQKIGK; this is encoded by the exons ATGGGTTGCTGCGAATCGTCCTTCTTAAAGAGGAGGCTTCACTACCGGCGAAAGGGCGACCAGAATACGGTGTTTAACCAGTCTCACCCGCCGTCCAACGGCACCGATCCCGCCGGCGGGGACTCCGGCGGTGGGGTCCCGTCCTTCTCGCAGTTCTCCCTCGCCGACCTCAAAGCCGCCACCAACAACTTCAGCTCAGACTTCATCGTCTCCGAGAGCGGGGAGAAAGCCCCCAACGTTGTGTACAAGGGTCGCCTCCAGAACCGCCGGTGGATCGCCGTCAAGAAGTTCACCAAGCTCGCCTGGCCTGACCCTAAGCAATTTGCT GATGAAGCGTGGGGTGTTGGGAAGCTGCGACATCGAAGGCTGGCGAATTTGATTGGGTACTGCTGTGACGGCGACGAGAGGCTGCTTGTTGCTGAGTATATGCCCAACGATACCCTCGCCAAACACCTATTCCACT GGGAGAATCAGACCATTGAGTGGGCCATGCGGTTAAGAGTTGCCCTCTTTATAGCTGAAGCATTAGATTATTGTAATACTGAAGGCCGTCCATTGTACCATGATTTAAATGCCTATAGGGTTCTCTTCGGCGAG AATGGTGATCCACGGCTTTCATGTTTTGGTTTGATGAAGAACAGTAGAGATGGAAAAAGTTATAGCACAAATCTTGCGTATACTCCCCCTGAGTATCTAAGAAATG GAAGGGTCACTCCTGAAAGTGTTGTCTTCAGCTTTGGGACTGTCCTTTTAGATCTTCTTAGTGGGAAGCACATCCCTCCAAGTCAT GCTCTTGATATGATAAGGGGCAAAAACATTCTTCTACTAATGGATTCACATTTGGAGGGAAACTTTTCAACTGAGGAGGCAACAGTGGTTTTTGATCTTGCCTCACGGTGCTTGCAATATGAACCTAGGGAGCGACCAAATCCCAAAGATCTTGTTTCCACACTTTCACCACTGCAGAGTAAACCTGAT GTCCCATCGTACGTGATGCTAGGGATTCCAAAGCATGAGGAAGCACCTCCTACTCCTCAACATCCTCTTTCTCCTATGGGTGATGCATGTTCACGGATGGATCTCACAGCTATTCACCAGATCTTGGTGATGACACACTACAAAGATGATGAACGAACCAATGAG TTATCTTTCCAAGAGTGGACTCAACAAATGAGAGATATGCTGGAGGCAAGAAAACGTGGGGATTTGGCATTCCGTGACAAAGATTTTAAGACTGCCATAGATTGTTATTCTCAG TTTATAGATGTGGGAACAATGATTTCGCCAACTGTATATGCCCGGCGGAGTCTCTGCCATCTGCTCTGTGATCAACCTGATGCTGCCCTCCGGGATGCAATGCAAGCACAGTGTGTCTATCCAGATTGGTCGACCGCGTTTTACATGCAGGCAGTTGCCCTTGCCAAGCTCGACATGCACAAAGATGCAGCTGACATGTTGAATGAAGCTGCTGCCCTAGAAGAAAAAAGGCAAAAAATTGGAAAATGA